A genomic stretch from Marinobacter fonticola includes:
- the prfB gene encoding peptide chain release factor 2 (programmed frameshift) encodes MEINPILNTIKDLRERTEALRGYLDYDQRSERLVEVERELEDPKVWEDPERAQSLGKERANLELIVTTIDKLSSGLSDSEDLIQMADEEEDEQAADDIRSELAGLEQHLEKLEFRRMFSGEMDENNAYLDIQAGSGGTEAQDWANMLLRMFLRWGERRGFKTEIVELQEGDVAGVKSATIHFEGEYAYGWLRTETGVHRLVRKSPFDSGNRRHTSFSSVFVAPEVDDSFVIEINPADLRVDVYRASGAGGQHVNRTESAVRLTHLPTNTVVACQAGRSQHQNKDQAMKQLKAKLFELEIQKRNAEKQKQEDAKSDIGWGSQIRSYVLDDSRVKDLRTKVETSNTQAVLDGDIDKFIEASLKMAL; translated from the exons ATGGAAATTAACCCCATTCTGAACACGATTAAAGACCTCCGGGAGCGCACCGAAGCGCTTAGGGGGTACCTT GACTACGATCAGCGCAGCGAACGCCTGGTCGAAGTAGAGCGCGAACTGGAAGATCCCAAGGTCTGGGAAGATCCCGAACGCGCGCAGAGTCTGGGTAAGGAGAGGGCCAACCTGGAGCTGATCGTCACGACGATCGATAAGTTGTCCAGCGGCCTGTCCGACTCTGAGGACCTTATCCAGATGGCGGACGAAGAAGAGGACGAGCAGGCCGCAGATGACATTCGTAGCGAGCTGGCGGGCCTGGAACAGCATCTGGAGAAGCTCGAATTCCGCCGTATGTTCTCCGGCGAAATGGACGAGAATAACGCCTATCTGGATATCCAGGCCGGGTCGGGCGGCACCGAGGCTCAGGACTGGGCCAACATGTTGCTGCGCATGTTCCTGCGTTGGGGCGAGCGCCGCGGGTTCAAAACGGAAATCGTCGAACTGCAGGAAGGTGACGTGGCGGGTGTCAAAAGCGCCACCATTCATTTCGAGGGTGAGTACGCTTATGGCTGGCTGCGTACCGAAACCGGCGTCCATCGCCTGGTGCGCAAGTCGCCGTTCGATTCCGGCAACCGTCGCCATACCTCGTTTTCCTCGGTTTTCGTAGCGCCGGAAGTGGACGACAGTTTCGTGATCGAGATCAATCCGGCGGATCTGCGTGTTGACGTTTATCGCGCCTCCGGTGCGGGCGGTCAGCACGTTAACCGGACTGAATCGGCGGTGCGTCTGACTCACTTGCCTACCAATACCGTCGTGGCCTGTCAGGCTGGCCGTAGCCAGCATCAGAACAAAGACCAAGCCATGAAACAGCTCAAGGCCAAACTGTTCGAGCTGGAAATACAGAAGCGCAACGCTGAGAAGCAGAAGCAGGAAGACGCCAAATCCGATATCGGCTGGGGGAGTCAGATCCGCTCCTATGTTCTCGACGATAGCCGCGTCAAGGACCTGCGCACCAAAGTTGAAACCAGCAACACGCAAGCCGTGCTCGATGGCGATATCGACAAGTTCATCGAAGCCAGTCTGAAGATGGCCCTCTGA
- the lysS gene encoding lysine--tRNA ligase, which translates to MTDQTPNATPQDENRLIAERRAKLSNLREQGNPFPNDFRRTTTAAELQKTYGDKSKEELEEMGLDVAIAGRLMLDRKAFKVVQDMSGRIQIYASKDVQKDTRHWDLGDVVGVRGKLSKSGKGDLYVTMDKYVLLTKSLRPLPEKHKGLTDTEARYRQRYVDLMVNEDTRRVFHARSKIINCIRNFFTQRDFMEVETPMLQAIPGGATARPFITHHNALSIDMYLRIAPELYLKRLVVGGFERVFEINRNFRNEGLSTRHNPEFTMLEFYQAYADYHDLMDLTEAMLRETAQTVLGTTTVTNTRGLSNGETETAEYDFGQSFERLTVFDSILKFNPDIKADQLGNADAARKIAEGMGITLKEGWGLGKVQVEIFEKTVEHRLIQPTFITEYPTEVSPLARRKDADPFVTERFEFFVGGREIANGFSELNDAEDQAERFREQVAEKEAGDDEAMFYDEDYVTALEYGLPPTAGEGIGIDRLAMLLTDSASIRDVILFPAMRPEKG; encoded by the coding sequence ATGACCGACCAAACCCCGAACGCCACACCCCAGGACGAGAACAGGCTCATTGCCGAGCGCCGGGCCAAGCTGTCCAATCTGCGCGAGCAGGGCAATCCGTTCCCCAACGATTTTCGCCGAACGACGACTGCGGCCGAGCTGCAAAAAACCTATGGCGATAAATCCAAGGAGGAGCTTGAAGAGATGGGGCTGGACGTGGCGATCGCCGGCCGGCTTATGCTCGATCGTAAGGCGTTCAAAGTGGTGCAGGACATGTCCGGGCGTATCCAGATTTATGCCAGCAAGGATGTCCAGAAAGACACCCGGCACTGGGATCTGGGCGATGTCGTGGGCGTTCGCGGCAAGCTGAGCAAGTCCGGCAAGGGCGACCTCTACGTGACCATGGACAAGTACGTTCTACTGACCAAGTCGCTGCGTCCGTTGCCGGAGAAACACAAAGGGTTGACCGATACCGAGGCCCGCTATCGTCAGCGCTACGTGGACCTGATGGTCAACGAGGACACGCGAAGGGTATTCCACGCGCGGTCCAAGATCATCAACTGCATCCGCAATTTCTTTACCCAGCGCGATTTCATGGAAGTGGAAACGCCGATGTTGCAGGCCATACCCGGTGGCGCCACCGCACGCCCGTTCATTACCCATCATAATGCGCTTTCTATCGACATGTACCTGCGCATTGCGCCGGAACTGTATCTCAAGCGCCTGGTTGTGGGCGGCTTCGAACGGGTTTTCGAGATCAACCGCAATTTCCGGAATGAAGGGCTCTCGACCCGGCACAATCCGGAATTCACCATGCTTGAGTTCTATCAGGCCTACGCCGACTATCACGACCTGATGGACTTGACCGAGGCTATGCTGCGCGAAACTGCACAAACGGTGCTGGGTACGACCACGGTGACCAATACCCGTGGGCTATCCAACGGCGAGACCGAAACTGCGGAATACGACTTTGGCCAGTCGTTCGAGCGTCTGACCGTGTTCGATTCCATCCTCAAGTTCAATCCGGACATCAAGGCGGATCAACTGGGCAACGCGGACGCGGCGCGTAAGATTGCCGAAGGCATGGGCATTACTCTGAAAGAGGGCTGGGGTCTGGGGAAGGTGCAGGTCGAGATTTTCGAGAAGACCGTTGAGCACCGCCTGATACAGCCGACGTTTATTACAGAGTATCCCACCGAAGTGTCTCCTTTGGCCCGCCGCAAAGATGCCGATCCGTTCGTCACCGAGCGTTTCGAGTTCTTCGTCGGCGGCCGGGAGATTGCCAACGGCTTCTCTGAGCTTAACGATGCGGAAGATCAGGCCGAACGTTTCCGCGAGCAGGTCGCCGAAAAAGAAGCCGGTGATGACGAAGCCATGTTCTACGACGAAGATTACGTTACCGCGCTGGAATACGGCCTGCCACCGACGGCGGGTGAGGGTATTGGTATCGACCGGCTGGCGATGCTGCTTACGGATTCTGCATCAATCCGGGACGTGATTCTGTTCCCGGCCATGCGTCCGGAAAAAGGTTAG
- the ung gene encoding uracil-DNA glycosylase, producing the protein MHPATEALRQQLKPGRGWLERLDDEFEKPYMQALGAFLADEEQAGKVLFPARHHCFNALNSTPFDKVRVVILGQDPYHGPGQAHGLCFSVRPDVRTPPSLVNIFKEIDSELGIRPPDHGCLQPWADQGVLLLNAVLTVVQGQAGAHQGRGWEHFTDQVIELINQERENVVFLLWGSYAQKKGRIIDRERHLVLQGPHPSPLSAHRGFFGCGHFRQANDWLAEKGRPSIDWQLPAKEELIAKYKKGR; encoded by the coding sequence ATGCACCCGGCCACCGAAGCGCTACGTCAGCAACTCAAGCCCGGCCGGGGTTGGCTGGAACGTCTCGACGATGAGTTCGAGAAGCCCTATATGCAAGCGCTTGGCGCTTTCCTTGCCGACGAGGAGCAGGCTGGCAAAGTACTGTTTCCTGCGCGCCATCACTGCTTCAATGCGCTGAACTCGACGCCGTTCGACAAGGTCAGGGTAGTGATCCTGGGTCAGGATCCCTACCACGGCCCGGGCCAGGCCCATGGCCTATGTTTCAGTGTCCGTCCCGATGTGCGAACGCCGCCATCGCTGGTCAATATCTTTAAGGAAATCGACTCCGAACTGGGTATCCGGCCACCGGACCACGGCTGCTTGCAGCCCTGGGCCGATCAAGGCGTCTTACTGCTCAACGCGGTGCTGACGGTGGTGCAGGGGCAGGCAGGCGCCCATCAGGGCCGGGGCTGGGAACACTTCACCGATCAGGTGATCGAGTTAATCAACCAGGAGCGGGAGAACGTGGTGTTTTTGCTCTGGGGGAGCTACGCGCAGAAAAAAGGCCGCATCATCGATCGCGAGCGGCATCTGGTGCTGCAGGGCCCCCACCCGTCGCCCCTGAGTGCTCACCGAGGCTTCTTTGGCTGCGGGCATTTTCGCCAGGCCAACGACTGGCTGGCTGAAAAAGGTCGCCCGTCTATCGACTGGCAACTGCCGGCGAAGGAAGAGCTGATCGCCAAATACAAGAAAGGCCGGTAA
- a CDS encoding HDOD domain-containing protein: MATISDTLKQDITAAIESDKLVLPTLPEAALQVREIAESEDSSIQDLVKVISTDTALSARLIRVCNSPLFRGARQIENLTMAVGRLGMAYTSNLAMGLAMEQMFQATSDMIDKRLRATWQTSTEVAGICHVLAQHYTKLKPDQATLAGLVHLIGVLPILRYVEDNEIQISSIMLDNVIDELHADIGVKILKKWDFPAELQQVPAEFANFTRVVPKTDYADLVMVANLQLVAGTEHPFTEVDWNTIPAFERLGLDPNIDMSQEEDLNAEMEAAMALLQ, encoded by the coding sequence ATGGCCACGATCTCGGATACCTTAAAGCAAGACATTACTGCAGCTATTGAAAGCGACAAACTGGTGCTGCCCACCCTGCCGGAAGCCGCACTTCAGGTTCGCGAGATCGCCGAGTCCGAAGACTCCTCCATCCAGGACCTGGTCAAGGTCATCAGTACCGATACAGCGTTATCGGCTCGCCTGATCCGGGTCTGCAACAGCCCGCTGTTTCGCGGAGCGCGCCAGATCGAGAACCTCACCATGGCGGTTGGCCGCCTGGGCATGGCCTATACCAGCAACCTGGCCATGGGCCTAGCCATGGAGCAGATGTTCCAGGCCACCTCCGATATGATCGATAAGCGCTTGCGCGCCACATGGCAGACCAGTACCGAAGTGGCCGGCATCTGCCATGTACTCGCCCAGCATTACACCAAGCTGAAGCCGGATCAGGCCACCCTGGCCGGACTGGTCCACCTGATCGGGGTATTGCCGATTCTGCGCTATGTCGAAGATAACGAAATTCAAATCAGCAGTATTATGCTGGACAACGTGATCGACGAACTGCATGCCGACATTGGCGTGAAGATTCTGAAAAAGTGGGATTTCCCGGCCGAGCTACAGCAAGTGCCTGCGGAGTTCGCTAACTTCACGCGCGTCGTGCCCAAAACGGACTACGCGGATTTGGTCATGGTGGCCAACCTCCAGCTGGTCGCTGGCACCGAACATCCGTTTACCGAAGTCGACTGGAACACGATACCGGCTTTCGAACGCTTGGGGCTGGACCCCAACATCGATATGAGTCAGGAAGAAGACTTGAACGCCGAAATGGAAGCGGCCATGGCACTACTCCAGTAA
- the ygfZ gene encoding CAF17-like 4Fe-4S cluster assembly/insertion protein YgfZ, with the protein MSDNATSALTTKDAVASAERPTEAIAPLHHARLYRASGKDPHKFLHGQLSQSLDEITPDTSRRAAACNPKGRAYALPLLADYEGDIVLRLPISIADEVTKQLNKFLMLFRGTDMKAVEQAHLYGLWGEATAAALVPESAELKQPGESITLAGGKLIRVQDTAEGVARYEYWQIDDSAPIPEGSEATEADWTAAEISAGLAELSPKTVSEYVPQMLNLQHVDGIHFKKGCYTGQEVIARMHYLGQLKKSLFRLSLQSDQPIEIGAAVIAGEKPVGEVLNAIRFDDGHQEMLAVVKHSALSVSNWRLEGIDEPLARLPLPYKVPEQEPKSS; encoded by the coding sequence ATGTCCGATAACGCCACGTCCGCTCTGACAACCAAGGATGCCGTCGCTTCCGCGGAACGACCGACCGAGGCCATCGCTCCGCTTCACCACGCCAGGCTCTACCGGGCCAGCGGCAAGGATCCGCACAAGTTTCTTCACGGGCAGTTAAGCCAGAGCCTGGACGAAATCACACCCGATACGTCACGCCGGGCCGCGGCCTGTAACCCCAAAGGCCGCGCCTACGCACTGCCCCTGTTGGCTGACTACGAAGGCGACATCGTCTTGCGCCTGCCCATCAGCATTGCCGACGAAGTCACCAAACAGCTCAACAAGTTTCTGATGCTGTTCCGGGGGACGGACATGAAGGCCGTGGAGCAGGCCCACCTTTATGGTCTCTGGGGCGAGGCAACAGCGGCGGCATTGGTTCCGGAGTCAGCCGAGCTAAAGCAGCCGGGCGAGTCCATCACGCTGGCGGGCGGCAAACTGATCCGTGTACAGGATACCGCCGAAGGCGTCGCCCGCTACGAATACTGGCAAATCGACGACAGCGCTCCGATTCCGGAAGGCTCGGAAGCCACCGAAGCCGACTGGACCGCAGCGGAAATCAGCGCCGGACTCGCCGAGCTCTCGCCCAAGACCGTTTCCGAGTACGTCCCCCAGATGCTCAACCTGCAGCATGTCGACGGCATCCATTTCAAGAAGGGCTGCTATACCGGCCAAGAGGTCATCGCCCGCATGCATTACCTGGGGCAGCTCAAGAAGAGTCTGTTCCGGCTTTCCTTGCAGAGCGATCAACCCATTGAGATTGGTGCAGCCGTTATTGCCGGCGAAAAGCCAGTGGGCGAAGTATTGAACGCCATCCGGTTCGATGATGGGCACCAGGAAATGCTGGCCGTGGTAAAGCATTCTGCGCTTTCGGTTTCAAACTGGCGCCTCGAAGGTATCGACGAACCGCTGGCGCGCCTTCCCTTGCCTTATAAAGTGCCGGAACAGGAACCAAAGAGCAGCTGA
- a CDS encoding FAD assembly factor SdhE: MQHDVEYKRLYWHSRRGMLELDVLLIPFLEEVYPGLPDEDKARYRKLVDCEDTEIYQWFMQRERPQDEDLQVIVDMIVQRVQPN, encoded by the coding sequence ATGCAACACGATGTCGAATACAAGCGCTTGTACTGGCACAGCCGACGCGGCATGCTCGAGTTAGACGTCCTGCTGATCCCGTTCCTGGAAGAGGTTTATCCAGGCCTGCCGGATGAGGACAAGGCCCGCTACCGCAAGCTGGTCGACTGCGAGGATACCGAGATTTATCAGTGGTTCATGCAGCGCGAGCGTCCGCAGGACGAAGACTTGCAGGTGATCGTCGACATGATCGTCCAGCGTGTACAGCCGAATTGA